From Streptomyces sp. NBC_00370, a single genomic window includes:
- a CDS encoding carbohydrate ABC transporter permease yields MAVISPPPAAGRAAPPRRRSGGRRWVGWGFVAPFLVVFALVFLAPIAYSVYLSLFREQLIGGNHFVGIDNYRQAFQDHEFWSGITRVGLFLVIQVPIMLGIALLVALALDSGRLYGRNFFRISIFLPYAVPAVVATLMWGFMYGKQFGLVANINDHFDVTLPDPLSPDLILASIGNIVTWEFVGYNMLIFYAALRVIPQSLYEAAAIDGAGQWRIVGAIKLPAIRGALVIATIFSVIGSFQLFNEPSILKSLAPNAITTYFTPNLYTYSLSFSGQQHNYAATVAIVMGIVTMIVAYIVQLRGMRKEV; encoded by the coding sequence ATGGCTGTCATTTCGCCCCCGCCGGCGGCCGGTCGTGCCGCTCCGCCGCGCAGGCGCAGCGGCGGGCGGCGATGGGTCGGCTGGGGCTTCGTCGCCCCGTTCCTGGTCGTCTTCGCGCTGGTCTTCCTGGCGCCGATCGCCTACTCGGTCTACCTGAGCCTGTTCCGGGAGCAGTTGATCGGCGGCAACCACTTCGTCGGCATCGACAACTACCGCCAGGCGTTCCAGGACCACGAGTTCTGGTCCGGCATCACCCGGGTCGGCCTGTTCCTCGTGATCCAGGTACCGATCATGCTGGGCATCGCGCTGTTGGTGGCGCTCGCGCTGGACAGCGGGCGGCTCTACGGGCGGAACTTCTTCCGGATCTCGATCTTCCTGCCCTATGCGGTACCGGCGGTCGTGGCCACCCTCATGTGGGGGTTCATGTACGGCAAGCAGTTCGGCCTCGTGGCGAACATCAACGATCACTTCGATGTCACGCTGCCGGACCCGCTCTCCCCGGACCTGATTCTCGCCAGCATCGGCAACATCGTCACCTGGGAGTTCGTCGGGTACAACATGCTGATCTTCTACGCGGCCCTGCGGGTGATCCCGCAGTCCCTCTACGAGGCCGCCGCGATCGACGGCGCGGGGCAGTGGCGCATCGTAGGCGCCATCAAGCTCCCGGCGATCCGAGGCGCTCTGGTCATCGCCACGATCTTCTCCGTCATCGGCAGCTTCCAGTTGTTCAACGAGCCCAGCATCCTCAAGTCCCTCGCGCCCAACGCCATCACGACCTACTTCACGCCCAACCTCTACACCTACTCGCTCTCGTTCTCCGGCCAGCAGCACAACTACGCCGCAACGGTCGCCATCGTCATGGGGATTGTCACAATGATCGTCGCCTACATCGTGCAGCTCCGCGGCATGCGCAAGGAGGTGTGA
- a CDS encoding MBL fold metallo-hydrolase translates to MGELKQVADGVWVRQSEWVWSNSVVVRGEDGLILIDPGINGSELSRLADDVDRLGIPVVAGFSTHPHWDHLLWHPRFGDVPRYATAATSHLASQARERARAMAAESASGVPLDLVALVTPLPEDGGPVPGEVIEHRAHAVGHAAVLLADRGVLVAGDMLSDVLIPLLDMRQDDQVGAYEAALDRLDETARHVDVVIPGHGSVAEGHEVAARLAADHAYIDALRRGVEPVDARLGPHADWLSGPHRSNLEQARGR, encoded by the coding sequence GTGGGCGAGTTGAAGCAGGTGGCCGACGGTGTCTGGGTCCGGCAGAGCGAGTGGGTCTGGAGCAATTCCGTCGTGGTGCGCGGGGAGGACGGGCTGATCCTGATCGATCCCGGCATCAACGGCTCCGAGTTGAGCCGGCTCGCCGACGACGTGGACCGGCTCGGTATTCCGGTGGTCGCCGGGTTCTCCACGCATCCCCACTGGGACCATCTGCTCTGGCACCCCCGGTTCGGCGACGTGCCGCGCTACGCCACCGCCGCGACCAGCCACCTCGCCTCTCAAGCCCGGGAGCGGGCGCGGGCGATGGCGGCGGAGAGCGCGTCCGGCGTCCCTCTGGACCTTGTCGCGCTGGTCACCCCGCTGCCCGAGGACGGCGGACCGGTGCCGGGCGAGGTCATCGAGCATCGGGCGCACGCCGTCGGCCACGCCGCGGTCCTCCTCGCGGACCGTGGCGTCCTGGTCGCCGGCGACATGCTCTCCGACGTCCTGATCCCGCTCCTCGACATGCGCCAGGACGATCAGGTAGGAGCCTACGAGGCAGCGCTCGACCGGCTGGATGAGACCGCCCGGCACGTCGACGTCGTGATCCCCGGCCACGGTTCCGTGGCCGAAGGTCACGAGGTGGCGGCCCGCCTCGCCGCCGACCATGCCTACATCGACGCGCTCCGGCGCGGGGTGGAGCCGGTCGACGCGCGGCTGGGACCGCATGCGGACTGGCTCTCCGGCCCCCACCGGTCGAACCTGGAACAGGCC